The following coding sequences lie in one Pseudarthrobacter phenanthrenivorans Sphe3 genomic window:
- the araB gene encoding ribulokinase — MDAMDAPDTYVVGVDYGTLSGRAVVVRVHDGKELGSGVYDYPHAVVTDVLPPDVAGEDAPRLPGEWALQVPNDYRDVLRHAVPEAVAAAGIDPAAVVGIATDFTACTMVPAKADGTPLNELPGFENRPHAYVKLWRHHAAQGQADRINRLAAERGEDWLPRYGGLISSEWEFAKGLQLLEEDPEAYAAMDHWVEAADWIVWQLCGRYVRNACTAGYKGIYQDGRYPSEEFLAALNPQFTDFVSSKLEHTIGRLGDAAGHLTAEAAAWTGLPEGIAVAVGNVDAHVTAPAAKAVDPGQLVAIMGTSTCHVMNGTELREVPGMCGVVDGGIVDGLWGYEAGQSGVGDIFGWFTKFGVPPEYHRAAAKAGLGIHEYLTELASGQAIGEHGLIALDWHSGNRSVLVDHELSGVVVGQTLATRPEDTYRALLEATAFGTRTIVDAFRDAGVPVKEFIVAGGLLKNPLLMQIYADVTGLQLSTIGSAQGPALGSAIHAAVAAGKYADIREAAAAMGSEPGEVYTPIAENVAAYEELFQEYRTLHDYFGRGSNDVMHRLKAIQRRAAGPLLSTPAASRSAVEVSA; from the coding sequence ATGGACGCAATGGACGCCCCGGACACCTACGTGGTGGGCGTGGATTATGGAACGCTGTCGGGCCGGGCAGTGGTGGTGCGGGTGCACGACGGCAAGGAGCTGGGCAGCGGGGTGTATGACTATCCGCACGCCGTGGTGACCGATGTCCTGCCGCCGGATGTGGCCGGCGAGGACGCCCCGCGGCTTCCCGGGGAGTGGGCCCTGCAGGTGCCCAACGACTATCGCGACGTACTCCGCCACGCCGTACCGGAAGCCGTTGCCGCGGCAGGGATCGACCCGGCCGCCGTCGTCGGTATTGCGACGGACTTCACCGCCTGCACCATGGTGCCGGCCAAGGCGGACGGCACCCCGCTGAACGAACTGCCCGGATTTGAAAACCGGCCGCATGCCTACGTGAAGCTCTGGCGGCACCACGCTGCGCAGGGCCAGGCGGACCGGATCAACCGGCTGGCCGCTGAACGCGGGGAGGACTGGCTGCCCCGCTACGGCGGGCTTATTTCTTCCGAATGGGAGTTCGCCAAGGGCCTGCAACTGCTGGAAGAAGATCCCGAAGCCTACGCTGCGATGGACCACTGGGTTGAGGCTGCGGACTGGATCGTCTGGCAGCTGTGCGGCCGGTACGTCCGCAACGCCTGCACCGCCGGCTATAAGGGGATCTACCAGGACGGGCGCTACCCGTCGGAGGAGTTCCTGGCAGCCTTGAACCCGCAGTTCACGGACTTCGTCAGCAGCAAGCTCGAGCACACCATCGGCCGGCTGGGCGACGCCGCCGGGCACCTCACCGCTGAAGCGGCCGCCTGGACCGGCCTGCCGGAAGGCATCGCCGTGGCCGTGGGCAACGTGGACGCCCACGTCACCGCCCCGGCCGCGAAGGCTGTGGACCCCGGGCAGCTGGTGGCCATCATGGGCACCTCCACCTGCCACGTCATGAACGGCACGGAACTCCGTGAAGTGCCGGGCATGTGCGGAGTGGTGGACGGCGGCATCGTGGACGGGCTCTGGGGTTACGAGGCCGGCCAGTCCGGCGTGGGGGACATCTTCGGCTGGTTCACCAAGTTCGGCGTGCCGCCCGAATACCACCGCGCCGCTGCTAAAGCGGGGCTGGGCATCCACGAATACCTCACCGAACTGGCTTCCGGTCAGGCCATTGGCGAACACGGACTCATTGCCCTGGACTGGCACTCGGGCAACCGCTCAGTGCTGGTGGACCATGAACTGTCCGGTGTCGTGGTGGGGCAGACGCTGGCCACCAGGCCCGAAGACACCTACCGGGCCCTGCTCGAAGCTACGGCGTTCGGCACCCGGACCATCGTGGACGCTTTCCGCGACGCCGGTGTTCCCGTCAAGGAGTTCATCGTGGCCGGCGGCCTGCTGAAGAACCCGCTCCTGATGCAGATCTACGCTGACGTCACAGGGCTGCAGCTGTCCACCATAGGCTCTGCCCAGGGCCCGGCTCTGGGATCGGCCATCCACGCCGCCGTGGCTGCCGGAAAGTATGCCGACATCCGCGAAGCAGCGGCCGCGATGGGTTCGGAACCGGGTGAGGTGTACACGCCGATCGCCGAAAATGTTGCAGCGTACGAGGAGCTCTTCCAGGAATACCGGACCCTGCACGACTACTTCGGCCGCGGCAGCAACGACGTTATGCACCGGCTCAAGGCGATCCAGCGCCGGGCTGCCGGTCCCCTGCTGTCCACGCCTGCCGCCTCACGCAGCGCCGTGGAGGTGTCCGCATGA
- a CDS encoding L-ribulose-5-phosphate 4-epimerase codes for MSSEILGTEILGTIARIREEVCALHAELTRYQLVVWTAGNVSARVPGQELMVIKPSGVSYQDLTPEQMVVTDLYGVPVAGDATGEWGNPALSPSSDTAAHAYVYRHMPEVGGVVHTHSTYATAWAARGEAIPCVLTMMSDEFGGEIPVGPFALIGDDSIGHGIVETLKNSNSPAVLMQNHGPFTIGKDAKSAVKAAVMCEEVARTVHIARQLGDPIAIDQGHIESLYARYQNVYGQ; via the coding sequence ATGAGCTCCGAAATCCTCGGGACAGAAATCCTCGGGACCATTGCGCGGATCCGGGAAGAAGTCTGCGCCCTGCACGCCGAGCTGACCCGGTACCAGCTGGTGGTGTGGACTGCTGGCAACGTTTCGGCCCGGGTGCCCGGCCAGGAGCTGATGGTGATCAAACCCTCGGGAGTCTCGTACCAGGACCTGACGCCGGAGCAGATGGTGGTCACGGATCTGTACGGCGTGCCTGTCGCGGGAGACGCAACAGGTGAGTGGGGCAACCCGGCCCTCTCGCCGTCGTCGGACACTGCAGCGCATGCCTACGTTTACCGGCACATGCCGGAGGTGGGCGGGGTGGTGCACACCCACTCCACCTACGCAACGGCCTGGGCAGCCCGCGGCGAGGCCATTCCGTGCGTGCTGACCATGATGAGCGATGAATTTGGCGGGGAGATCCCGGTGGGGCCGTTCGCGCTGATCGGTGATGACTCCATAGGCCACGGCATTGTGGAGACGCTGAAGAACTCGAATTCGCCGGCAGTGCTGATGCAGAACCATGGCCCGTTCACCATCGGCAAGGACGCCAAATCCGCGGTCAAGGCGGCGGTGATGTGCGAGGAAGTGGCGCGCACCGTCCATATCGCCCGGCAGTTGGGTGACCCCATCGCCATTGACCAGGGCCACATTGAATCCCTTTATGCCCGCTACCAGAACGTTTACGGCCAATAG
- the araA gene encoding L-arabinose isomerase: MNTAASTSLDGYEVWFLTGSQHLYGEDVLKQVAAQSQEIANQLNASSAVPVRIVWKPVLTDSDAIRRTALEANSDDSVIGVTAWMHTFSPAKMWIQGLDLLRKPLLHLHTQANRDLPWADIDFDFMNLNQAAHGDREFGYIQSRLGIARKTVVGHVSNPEVARQVGSWQRAAAGWAAVRTLKLTRFGDNMRNVAVTEGDKTEAELRFGVAVNTWSVNELADAVHGAEESDVDALVAEYEYLYEVVPELRAGAARHESLRYGARIELGLRSFLEANGSAAFTTSFEDLGALRQLPGLAVQRLMAAGYGFGAEGDWKTAILVRAAKVMGGDLPGGASLMEDYTYHLEPGAEKILGAHMLEVCPSLTATKPRLEIHPLGIGGKEDPVRLVFDADASPGVVVALSDMRDRFRLVANAVDVVPLDQPLPNLPVARALWQPKPDFATSAAAWLTAGAAHHTVLSTQVGMDVFEDFAEIAKTELLTIDEGTTIRQFKKDLNWNAAYYKLAGGI; this comes from the coding sequence ATGAATACCGCAGCATCCACTTCCCTCGACGGCTACGAGGTCTGGTTCCTCACCGGCAGCCAGCACCTCTACGGCGAGGACGTCCTGAAGCAGGTGGCCGCCCAGTCGCAGGAGATCGCCAACCAGCTCAATGCCAGCTCCGCCGTCCCGGTGCGGATCGTGTGGAAGCCGGTCCTGACCGACTCGGATGCCATCCGCCGCACTGCCCTGGAGGCAAACTCCGATGATTCCGTCATCGGCGTCACGGCCTGGATGCACACCTTCTCCCCGGCGAAGATGTGGATCCAGGGCCTTGACCTGCTTCGCAAGCCGCTGCTGCACCTGCACACGCAGGCCAACCGGGACCTGCCCTGGGCGGACATCGATTTCGACTTCATGAACCTGAACCAGGCCGCCCACGGCGACCGCGAGTTCGGCTACATCCAGTCCCGCCTGGGCATCGCGCGGAAGACCGTCGTGGGACATGTCTCCAACCCCGAGGTTGCGCGCCAAGTGGGCTCCTGGCAGCGCGCCGCTGCCGGCTGGGCCGCCGTCCGGACACTGAAGCTGACCCGTTTCGGCGACAACATGCGCAACGTGGCCGTCACCGAAGGCGACAAGACCGAGGCGGAGCTCCGCTTCGGCGTCGCTGTCAACACCTGGTCCGTCAACGAGCTTGCCGATGCCGTGCACGGCGCGGAGGAGTCCGACGTCGACGCCCTGGTGGCCGAGTATGAGTACCTTTACGAGGTGGTGCCGGAGCTCCGCGCAGGCGCGGCCCGCCACGAGTCCCTCCGATATGGCGCGCGGATCGAGCTGGGCCTGCGCAGCTTCCTGGAAGCCAACGGCTCCGCCGCGTTCACCACGTCCTTCGAGGACCTCGGCGCCCTCCGGCAGCTCCCGGGCCTTGCCGTGCAGCGGCTCATGGCGGCGGGCTACGGCTTCGGCGCCGAAGGGGACTGGAAGACTGCCATCCTGGTCCGTGCCGCCAAGGTGATGGGCGGTGACCTGCCTGGCGGCGCGTCGCTGATGGAGGACTACACCTACCACCTGGAACCCGGGGCCGAGAAGATCCTCGGCGCCCACATGCTGGAGGTCTGCCCCTCCCTGACCGCCACCAAGCCGCGCCTGGAAATCCATCCGCTCGGCATCGGCGGCAAGGAGGACCCCGTGCGCCTGGTGTTCGACGCCGATGCCTCCCCGGGCGTCGTTGTGGCCTTGTCCGACATGCGGGACCGCTTCCGCCTGGTGGCCAACGCCGTGGACGTGGTGCCGCTGGACCAGCCGCTGCCCAACCTGCCCGTGGCCCGAGCACTCTGGCAGCCCAAGCCGGACTTCGCCACTTCCGCGGCCGCCTGGCTTACCGCCGGCGCGGCGCACCACACGGTGCTGTCCACCCAGGTGGGCATGGACGTGTTCGAGGACTTCGCTGAAATCGCCAAGACGGAGTTGCTTACCATCGACGAGGGAACCACCATCCGCCAGTTCAAGAAGGACCTGAACTGGAACGCCGCCTACTACAAGCTGGCCGGGGGAATCTGA
- a CDS encoding ANTAR domain-containing protein has product MSGAGDEEAFETKASPPAVAGPLRSRQGSGPQQVRPLPDAAAGLGEAGGQDRLLLDLISGTHSLRESLDLLADATVKTVVRATGLRIDCGVVVHQPKRNPAVAGTSDEVVRLLEWEQEANEGPLNEVLAGGHPVAVLQRNGDFRWPRFSTQLQLAGFGSAMGVRLRVGAEAGADTTEGEAGSGGASAALAFFAQDAKAFPLPVIAEARTFAGLAAKSLDMAIDLHSARSMATDLRTALDSRTSINVACGVIMAQNRCSYHEAFSILAKASSHRNIKVRRVAEDILERLPEGAPRAHFGH; this is encoded by the coding sequence TTGAGCGGGGCCGGCGACGAGGAGGCCTTCGAGACCAAGGCCTCTCCCCCAGCCGTCGCCGGCCCTCTTCGTTCCAGGCAAGGTTCGGGCCCCCAGCAGGTCCGTCCCCTCCCGGATGCGGCGGCAGGACTCGGCGAGGCCGGAGGCCAGGACAGGCTCCTGCTGGATCTCATCAGCGGCACCCACAGCCTTCGCGAATCCCTGGACCTGCTGGCCGACGCAACAGTGAAGACTGTGGTGAGGGCAACGGGCCTCAGGATCGACTGCGGCGTGGTGGTGCACCAGCCCAAGCGGAACCCCGCGGTCGCGGGCACCTCGGACGAAGTGGTCCGCCTCCTGGAATGGGAACAGGAAGCCAATGAGGGCCCGTTGAACGAGGTACTGGCCGGGGGCCATCCTGTGGCAGTGCTTCAAAGGAATGGCGACTTCCGCTGGCCACGTTTCTCGACCCAACTCCAATTGGCCGGCTTCGGCAGTGCGATGGGAGTACGGCTCCGGGTGGGAGCCGAAGCAGGAGCTGATACCACGGAAGGCGAAGCGGGCTCCGGCGGGGCAAGCGCGGCGCTGGCCTTTTTTGCCCAGGATGCCAAGGCATTTCCGCTGCCGGTCATTGCCGAGGCCAGGACGTTCGCCGGCCTTGCGGCCAAGAGCCTGGACATGGCCATCGACCTCCACTCGGCCAGGTCCATGGCCACGGATCTCCGTACCGCCCTGGACAGCCGCACCTCCATCAATGTGGCCTGCGGCGTGATCATGGCCCAGAACAGGTGTTCGTACCACGAGGCCTTTTCCATCCTCGCCAAGGCCTCAAGCCACCGGAATATCAAGGTGCGCCGGGTGGCCGAGGACATCCTGGAACGGCTTCCGGAGGGTGCCCCGCGGGCCCACTTCGGCCATTAG
- the arfA gene encoding arabinosylfuranosidase ArfA — MTAAEPAAKITLDPAFTVGPVRRRTFGAFVEHLGRCVYTGIFEPEHPGADEDGFRTDVLELTRELGVSTVRYPGGNFVSGYRWEDGVGPADKRPVRLDLAWHSTDPNLVGVDEFAKWSAKAGVETMMAVNLGTRGTQEALDLLEYCNVDGGTAFSDQRKANGAENGYGIRMWCLGNEMDGPWQIGHKNALEYGRLAADTARGMRMIDPDLELVACGSSGPTMSTFGEWERVVLSETYELVDLISAHQYFEDFGDLQEHLSAGHRMEAFIHDIVSHIDHVKSVKKSTRQVNISFDEWNVWHMSRDESKVPTGKDWPVAPVLLEDTYTVADAVVVGDLLVTLLKNTDRVHSASLAQLVNVIAPIMTEPGGRAWKQTTFHPFALTSRHASGTVLQLAVESPLVSGGKTKDFAAVSAVATYDADKGEAVVFAVNRSATDVLGLDAVVSGLGNVRVVEALTYSNKDPYWQATADDSTSVLPAENLSVKVDGGRLTAQLPAVSWSMIRLAVGG, encoded by the coding sequence GTGACTGCTGCAGAACCAGCCGCAAAGATCACCCTGGACCCGGCCTTCACGGTGGGACCTGTCCGGCGGCGCACCTTCGGTGCCTTCGTGGAGCACTTGGGTCGTTGTGTCTACACCGGCATCTTTGAGCCGGAACACCCCGGGGCCGATGAGGATGGATTCCGTACGGACGTGCTGGAGCTGACCCGGGAACTGGGGGTTTCCACTGTCCGCTACCCGGGCGGCAACTTCGTCTCCGGATACCGGTGGGAGGACGGCGTCGGTCCAGCGGACAAGCGTCCGGTCCGCCTTGACCTTGCCTGGCACTCCACAGACCCCAACCTGGTGGGGGTGGACGAGTTCGCCAAATGGTCCGCCAAAGCCGGCGTGGAAACCATGATGGCCGTGAACCTGGGCACCCGCGGCACCCAGGAGGCGCTGGACCTGCTGGAGTACTGCAATGTCGACGGCGGCACGGCCTTTTCGGACCAGCGCAAGGCCAACGGCGCGGAGAACGGCTACGGCATCAGGATGTGGTGCCTCGGTAACGAGATGGACGGCCCCTGGCAGATCGGGCACAAGAATGCGCTGGAGTATGGCCGCCTTGCTGCCGACACCGCCCGTGGCATGCGCATGATTGACCCGGACCTCGAGCTCGTGGCCTGCGGCAGCTCCGGCCCCACCATGAGCACCTTCGGTGAATGGGAACGCGTGGTGCTCTCCGAGACCTACGAGCTGGTGGACCTGATCTCCGCGCACCAGTATTTCGAAGACTTCGGTGACCTGCAGGAACACCTCTCCGCGGGGCACCGGATGGAGGCCTTCATCCACGACATCGTCAGCCACATCGACCACGTGAAGTCGGTGAAGAAGTCCACCAGGCAGGTGAACATCTCCTTCGACGAGTGGAACGTGTGGCACATGAGCCGGGACGAGTCGAAGGTACCCACAGGCAAGGACTGGCCGGTGGCCCCCGTCCTGCTGGAGGACACCTACACGGTGGCCGACGCCGTCGTCGTAGGCGACCTCCTGGTCACGCTGCTCAAGAACACGGACCGCGTCCACTCAGCCAGCCTGGCGCAGCTGGTCAACGTCATCGCCCCCATCATGACGGAGCCCGGCGGCCGAGCCTGGAAGCAGACCACCTTCCACCCGTTCGCCCTCACCTCCCGCCATGCCTCCGGCACCGTGCTGCAGCTCGCCGTCGAATCCCCGCTGGTCAGCGGCGGCAAGACCAAAGACTTTGCCGCGGTGTCCGCCGTCGCAACTTATGACGCGGACAAGGGCGAGGCTGTTGTGTTCGCCGTCAACCGCTCGGCCACGGACGTACTTGGCCTGGACGCCGTGGTGTCGGGCCTGGGCAATGTGCGCGTGGTGGAGGCCCTCACCTACAGCAACAAGGATCCGTACTGGCAGGCCACGGCCGATGACTCAACCTCCGTCCTGCCGGCGGAGAACCTGTCAGTGAAGGTCGACGGCGGCCGGCTCACCGCGCAGTTGCCTGCAGTGTCCTGGTCCATGATCCGGTTGGCAGTGGGCGGGTAG
- a CDS encoding HhH-GPD-type base excision DNA repair protein, with translation MDRMELHITGDPAADKLLSEDAFALLTGMLLDQQVTMESAFAGPEKIRSRIGSMKPEAIAAQEPQAFVEMFKERPAVHRFPGSMAARVQALAETVQSEWDGDATLIWTKGDPDGAEVLRRLKALPGFGEQKAKIFLALLGKQCGLQAPGWREAAGHYGEEGSYLSVADIVDPESLAKVRASKQAAKAAAKAAKS, from the coding sequence ATGGACCGCATGGAATTGCACATCACGGGGGACCCCGCCGCGGACAAGTTGTTGAGTGAGGACGCCTTTGCGCTGCTGACGGGGATGCTGCTGGACCAGCAGGTCACCATGGAATCGGCATTCGCGGGGCCGGAGAAGATCAGGTCCAGGATCGGCTCCATGAAGCCCGAGGCCATCGCCGCGCAGGAGCCGCAGGCGTTCGTGGAGATGTTCAAGGAGCGCCCGGCGGTCCACCGTTTCCCCGGTTCCATGGCGGCGCGGGTCCAGGCGCTCGCGGAGACCGTCCAGAGCGAGTGGGACGGTGATGCAACGCTGATCTGGACCAAGGGTGACCCTGATGGCGCCGAGGTGCTGCGCCGGCTCAAGGCGCTGCCCGGGTTTGGCGAGCAAAAGGCCAAAATCTTCCTGGCGCTGCTCGGCAAGCAGTGCGGCCTGCAGGCACCGGGGTGGCGTGAAGCCGCCGGGCACTACGGCGAGGAAGGCTCCTACCTGTCGGTCGCCGACATCGTGGACCCCGAGTCCCTTGCCAAGGTGCGGGCCAGCAAGCAGGCGGCCAAGGCTGCCGCGAAGGCAGCCAAGTCCTGA
- a CDS encoding LacI family DNA-binding transcriptional regulator — MAVTMNDVARAAGVSLKTVSNVLNDYEFIRPATKKRVQDAIAELGYEANLTARSLRSGKTRMLGLVLSDLSAPYYAELASRLMKAASRRGYRVLVEQSDAVAEAEINALQGPFRQLTDGLLFTPLMIDAETIAGRQGRKPLVLLGEHILDPRFDLVTMKNEEAAAALTAHLVAAGRRRIAVIGAHPEESAGSAGLRLNGYRAALEQAGVPFDPALIAPCEWRRDNGAAAVAGLLDSGVQFDAVFGLNDVLALGAMHELLIRGVRVPADVAVAGFDDIDEARFASPSLTTVSPGMEEIAERSIGLLLDRIEGREESGEGVHVEAGFSLQVRESAP, encoded by the coding sequence ATGGCGGTCACCATGAATGACGTTGCGAGGGCGGCGGGGGTATCGCTGAAGACGGTTTCCAATGTGCTCAATGACTACGAGTTCATCCGGCCCGCCACCAAGAAGCGGGTCCAGGACGCAATCGCCGAGCTGGGCTACGAGGCAAACCTGACGGCGCGGAGCCTGCGGTCCGGAAAGACCAGGATGCTGGGCCTGGTCCTGTCCGACCTGTCTGCGCCCTACTACGCGGAGCTGGCCTCAAGGCTGATGAAGGCGGCATCCCGGCGCGGTTACCGGGTCCTGGTGGAACAGTCGGATGCCGTGGCGGAGGCGGAAATCAATGCGCTCCAGGGGCCGTTCCGGCAGCTCACGGACGGGCTGCTGTTCACGCCCCTGATGATCGACGCCGAGACCATCGCCGGCCGCCAGGGCAGGAAGCCGCTGGTGCTCCTGGGCGAACACATCCTGGATCCGCGGTTCGACCTGGTCACCATGAAGAACGAGGAAGCTGCGGCTGCCCTGACAGCGCACCTGGTGGCTGCCGGCCGCCGTCGTATTGCCGTGATAGGTGCCCACCCGGAAGAATCAGCGGGCAGCGCGGGCCTGCGGCTCAACGGCTACCGTGCCGCGTTGGAGCAGGCTGGCGTACCCTTCGACCCGGCGCTGATCGCCCCCTGCGAGTGGCGCCGGGACAACGGCGCCGCCGCCGTGGCCGGGCTCCTGGACAGCGGCGTGCAGTTCGACGCCGTGTTCGGCCTAAATGACGTCCTGGCCCTCGGCGCCATGCACGAACTGCTGATCCGCGGCGTCCGGGTTCCTGCGGACGTGGCCGTAGCAGGCTTTGACGACATCGATGAGGCCCGCTTTGCGTCGCCCTCGCTGACCACCGTTTCGCCGGGAATGGAGGAGATCGCCGAGCGCTCAATCGGCCTGCTGCTTGACCGGATCGAGGGCCGGGAAGAGTCCGGCGAGGGCGTGCACGTGGAAGCCGGCTTCAGCCTGCAGGTCCGGGAGTCCGCCCCGTAG
- a CDS encoding cysteine hydrolase family protein: MIALLVIDMQNAFFEAPELAAQQKELVASCNKLLEAFKASGHKALIVGTEHERDKSTWSLNMLDDDQGFIFRGSEQAQAVPGLAIDGLPQLNKTRDSAFVGTNLLSRLRNWGADEVVLAGVSTHNCIAQTGADAFAHNIRATYAKDAMASEDNQDAADMLRILSTSYRQPVQSTEEIMARLAR, translated from the coding sequence GTGATTGCACTTCTTGTTATCGACATGCAGAACGCGTTCTTCGAGGCGCCGGAACTTGCCGCGCAGCAGAAGGAGTTGGTTGCGTCCTGCAACAAGCTGCTGGAGGCTTTCAAGGCCAGCGGCCACAAGGCACTGATCGTGGGGACGGAGCACGAGCGGGACAAGTCAACGTGGAGCCTGAACATGCTCGACGACGACCAGGGCTTTATCTTCCGCGGCAGCGAGCAGGCACAGGCTGTTCCCGGCCTCGCGATCGACGGCCTGCCGCAGCTGAACAAGACCCGGGACAGCGCGTTCGTGGGTACCAACCTGCTGTCCCGGCTACGGAACTGGGGGGCCGACGAGGTGGTGCTCGCCGGCGTGTCCACGCACAACTGCATCGCCCAGACGGGGGCTGACGCCTTCGCCCACAACATCCGGGCCACCTACGCCAAGGATGCGATGGCGTCGGAGGACAACCAGGACGCCGCGGACATGCTCCGCATCCTTTCCACCAGTTACCGCCAGCCGGTCCAGTCCACCGAGGAGATCATGGCACGGCTCGCCCGCTGA
- a CDS encoding urease subunit gamma, with translation MHLMPREQEKLLIVVAADLARRRQARGLKLNYPEAVAIISYELIEGARDGRSVADLMSFGTTLLRREDVMEGVPEMIHDVQIEATFPDGTKLVTVHDPIR, from the coding sequence ATGCACCTGATGCCGCGTGAGCAGGAAAAACTCCTGATCGTGGTGGCCGCCGACCTCGCGCGACGCCGCCAGGCACGCGGACTCAAGCTGAACTACCCCGAGGCCGTAGCCATCATCAGCTACGAACTGATCGAGGGCGCCCGTGACGGCCGCAGCGTGGCCGACCTCATGAGCTTTGGCACCACCCTGCTCCGCCGGGAGGACGTCATGGAGGGTGTGCCCGAGATGATCCACGACGTGCAGATCGAGGCAACCTTCCCCGACGGCACCAAGCTCGTCACCGTCCACGATCCCATCCGCTGA
- a CDS encoding urease subunit beta — protein MIPGEYILRPEPVTANAGREAVDVVVTNTGDRPVQVGSHFHFAEANAALSFDRQSAFGRRLDIPAGTAARFEPGDSRNVRLIELAGSREVYGLSNAVNGKLDGGTRQGRSVTEGDGK, from the coding sequence ATGATTCCAGGAGAGTACATCCTCCGGCCCGAGCCGGTGACGGCGAACGCCGGGCGCGAGGCGGTAGACGTCGTCGTCACCAACACCGGCGACCGGCCCGTCCAGGTGGGCTCGCACTTCCACTTTGCCGAGGCCAATGCTGCGCTGAGCTTCGACCGCCAGTCAGCGTTCGGCCGCAGGCTGGATATCCCCGCCGGCACGGCAGCTCGTTTTGAACCGGGGGACTCCCGGAACGTTCGCCTGATCGAACTGGCGGGCAGCCGTGAGGTGTACGGCCTCAGCAATGCTGTCAACGGAAAGCTCGACGGCGGCACCCGCCAGGGCAGGTCCGTCACGGAAGGGGACGGCAAGTGA